The following DNA comes from Deinococcus sp. NW-56.
GCCTGCCGTCACCGCCTCCGGCCTCCGCCCCGCCGACGCCCCCACCTCTTGCGAGATGAAACGGGCCGTGCGCCGGGCCAGCGCCATCACGCTGACCATCGGGTTGGCGCCCGAGGAGGTGGGAAAGGCGCTCGTGTCCCCGATCCACACGCCGGGTGTGCCGTGCAGCTCGCCGCGCGGGTCGGCCACACTGGTTCGCGGGTCCTGGCCCATGCGGGCGCTGCCCATCTGGTGGGCACTGAAGACCGCGTGCCCGCCGCGCCCGATGGGAAGTCGGCGCAGCCCGGCGATCCAGGCTTCGAGGTCCTTGCCTCGCGTCCAGGGCTGCACCCCGTCGGCCAGCGCGGAAATGCGCTCGGCGCCCGCCGCCGCCAGAATCCGGGCGACCGTGCCCTGCCCGTGCCAGTAGTTCTCCACGTCGAGGGGATCGGTGACCGCGTAAGTCACGCGGGGCTGGCCGCGCTCGTCCAAGGTCACCTCGCCGCTCCCCCGGTCGCAGGTGAGGTGGATCAGGGTCACGCTGCGGGCGTGGTCGGCCATCAGGGTCTTGTGCGCCGCGCCGCCGGGCCACGCGGCCGCCGAGGCGAAGAGGCCGGTGGTGTACTGGCTCGTCTCGATCAGGTAGCCGAAGCCCTCGGTGCGGCCCGCGAACTCGTCCACGATGGCCGCCTGGGTCGCGCCCCACCAGGCGTCCTGCTCGTCCGCGAAGGTGCCCGTCAGTGCTCCGCAGGGGTGGAGGTGCAGGTGTTTGCCCACCGCTGGCCCCCCCAGCCCCGAGCGCAGCAGCAGGGCGGGCGTCTCCAGCGATCCCCCCGCCACGACGACCTGTGGCGCCCGCACGGTGACCTGGCGGGCGCCACAGGTCGTCTGCACGGTCACCGCGACCCCCGCCGCCCGTCCACCTTCGGTCAGGAGGCGCTCGGCGGTTGCGCCCTCCACGATGCGGGCGCCCCGCGCTGCGGCGTCCTTCAGATAAGTCTTGAGGGTGCTCTGCTTCGCGCCCGTCGCGTCCCCGAAGCCGATATGCCCAGCGTGCCGGGGGTCGTGCCGGGCGAGGTCCACGTTGCGGTACGCCCGGCGGTGACGGTAGCCCAGCCGCAGCGCTCCTTCCAGCATCCGCACGTGGGTGCCGTTGTACTCGCTGGCCTGATCGGTCGCGCCGATGCGCTCCATGACGGCGTCGGTATCGGCGTCAAACTCGGGACCGTTCACACCGTTCAGCCCGGCGAGCGCCCACTCGCGCCGCACTTCGGGGGGCGTGCGGACGCAATTCATCCAGTTGACGGTGGTGCCGCCGCCCAGGGTGCGCCCGGCGATCAGCGAGACGTTCCCGTCGGCGGTCGGGGTAAAGCCCCCGCGCCAGTACAGGTTCTGGTAGGCCCACAGTTCCGAGCGGCCCAGTTCGGCGTCGGCGTGCTGCCGCCCCGCTTCCAGCACGA
Coding sequences within:
- a CDS encoding GMC family oxidoreductase, encoding MTQPAPLTPTQRRTLRALTDTFVPALRRSPDPHRFCATPGSATGAPDLAAEVLAGLPEAERRDAERLLDVLDRMGLRPETPLALREGMLRGLARLSPPAAQGLGNLRKLLLMLTYAHPGGEGTPNPFWRQFGYAGPTFTGASTERDVATLTPEEGETLETDVVVVGSGAGGGVIAGELSAAGLRVIVLEAGRQHADAELGRSELWAYQNLYWRGGFTPTADGNVSLIAGRTLGGGTTVNWMNCVRTPPEVRREWALAGLNGVNGPEFDADTDAVMERIGATDQASEYNGTHVRMLEGALRLGYRHRRAYRNVDLARHDPRHAGHIGFGDATGAKQSTLKTYLKDAAARGARIVEGATAERLLTEGGRAAGVAVTVQTTCGARQVTVRAPQVVVAGGSLETPALLLRSGLGGPAVGKHLHLHPCGALTGTFADEQDAWWGATQAAIVDEFAGRTEGFGYLIETSQYTTGLFASAAAWPGGAAHKTLMADHARSVTLIHLTCDRGSGEVTLDERGQPRVTYAVTDPLDVENYWHGQGTVARILAAAGAERISALADGVQPWTRGKDLEAWIAGLRRLPIGRGGHAVFSAHQMGSARMGQDPRTSVADPRGELHGTPGVWIGDTSAFPTSSGANPMVSVMALARRTARFISQEVGASAGRRPEAVTAGSNA